Proteins co-encoded in one Clostridia bacterium genomic window:
- a CDS encoding 4Fe-4S binding protein: MKITVDKNLCPQNHKCPSTKVCPVGAIQQSGNGLPTIDDEKCIKCKKCVMFCPMRAIQAE, from the coding sequence ATGAAAATAACAGTTGATAAGAATTTATGCCCACAAAATCATAAGTGTCCGTCAACAAAGGTCTGTCCCGTAGGAGCAATTCAGCAAAGTGGGAATGGATTGCCAACAATTGATGATGAAAAATGCATTAAATGCAAGAAGTGTGTGATGTTCTGCCCAATGCGTGCTATTCAGGCAGAGTAG